The Plutella xylostella chromosome 9, ilPluXylo3.1, whole genome shotgun sequence genome has a segment encoding these proteins:
- the LOC105391098 gene encoding uncharacterized protein LOC105391098 isoform X1 encodes MIHTNVNIDNISKFHYLRASLQGSAAIVVKNIDFTSDNYLTAWNLLCERYNNTRLLVNNHVQALFNVDTITKESSRCIRYLVDTTNKNIRALTNLKQPTEHWDTLIIYMMSTKLDGTTSRYWEEHRNNMSEPPTLSQFCTFLGNRADLLETLEDAKGKNPKAEVSKPRGFLATHNSTSESTNSFKIKCPLCKNDHLLYTCEKFRELTVESRIAKAREFKVCLNCLRPGHSHIKCNLSHCRYCKYKHNTLLHLNKQDLTIPTPTTSLPESVPLALHANTSQTQQHTTTTEVALPSNTSQPTTSPQILLSTALVKVLDKKGNQHDARLLLDNGSTANFISQDLCSKLGLSSRATHSTVSDLTKEAYRAALLRFFSRRGKCRSITSDNATTFVGACNELHKLVTESSISTELADEENQVAFRQQ; translated from the exons ATGATTCACACCAATGTtaatatagataatattaGTAAATTTCATTATCTCCGCGCTTCATTGCAAGGGAGCGCGGCTAtagtagtaaaaaatatagattttacTAGCGATAACTACCTAACAGCATGGAATTTACTATGTGAGAGATATAACAATACTAGGTTATTAGTAAACAACCACGTCCAAGCCTTATTCAATGTTGATACTATAACTAAAGAATCTAGTCGCTGCATTCGCTACTTAGTAGacacaacaaataaaaatattagggCACTAACTAACCTCAAACAGCCCACTGAACACTGGGAcacattaataatttatatgatgTCTACCAAATTAGACGGGACTACTAGTAGGTACTGGGAAGAACATCGTAATAACATGTCAGAACCACCCACTCTGAGCCAATTTTGCACCTTTTTAGGTAACAGAGCGGACCTACTAGAAACACTGGAAGATGCTAAAGGAAAAAATCCCAAAGCTGAAGTTTCTAAACCAAGGGGATTTTTAGCAACTCACAATAGTACTTCAGAAAGCACCaactcatttaaaattaaatgtccTTTGTGTAAAAACGATCATTTGTTATACACTTGTGAAAAATTTCGAGAATTAACCGTTGAAAGTCGCATTGCTAAAGCCAGAGAGTTTAAAGTCTGTCTCAATTGTTTACGTCCCGGTCATTCACACATCAAATGTAACCTATCACACTGTCGCTattgtaaatataaacataatacgTTGTTACATCTTAATAAACAAGATTTAACCATACCTACTCCCACAACATCATTACCCGAGAGTGTACCTTTAGCTTTACATGCCAACACTTCTCAAACACAACAACACACAACTACAACTGAAGTAGCCCTACCTTCAAACACCAGTCAGCCAACTACTTCGCCTCAAATTCTCCTATCCACAGCGCTGGTGAAAGTTCTAGACAAGAAGGGCAACCAACACGACGCCAGGCTCCTATTGGACAACGGCAGTACGGCCAACTTCATTTCTCAAGACCTCTGCAGCAAGCTGGGGCTGTCGAGTCGTGCCACGCACTCCACGGTGTCAG ATCTGACTAAGGAAGCTTACAGAGCAGCATTATTACGCTTCTTTAGCCGTCGCGGTAAATGCCGGTCTATCACATCAGATAATGCAACAACGTTCGTCGGGGCTTGTAACGAGCTGCATAAGCTGGTCACTGAATCCTCCATAAGTACTGAGTTGGCCGATGAag AAAACCAAGTGGCATTCCGGCAGCAATGA
- the LOC105391098 gene encoding uncharacterized protein LOC105391098 isoform X2 produces the protein MIHTNVNIDNISKFHYLRASLQGSAAIVVKNIDFTSDNYLTAWNLLCERYNNTRLLVNNHVQALFNVDTITKESSRCIRYLVDTTNKNIRALTNLKQPTEHWDTLIIYMMSTKLDGTTSRYWEEHRNNMSEPPTLSQFCTFLGNRADLLETLEDAKGKNPKAEVSKPRGFLATHNSTSESTNSFKIKCPLCKNDHLLYTCEKFRELTVESRIAKAREFKVCLNCLRPGHSHIKCNLSHCRYCKYKHNTLLHLNKQDLTIPTPTTSLPESVPLALHANTSQTQQHTTTTEVALPSNTSQPTTSPQILLSTALVKVLDKKGNQHDARLLLDNGSTANFISQDLCSKLGLSSRATHSTVSENQVAFRQQ, from the exons ATGATTCACACCAATGTtaatatagataatattaGTAAATTTCATTATCTCCGCGCTTCATTGCAAGGGAGCGCGGCTAtagtagtaaaaaatatagattttacTAGCGATAACTACCTAACAGCATGGAATTTACTATGTGAGAGATATAACAATACTAGGTTATTAGTAAACAACCACGTCCAAGCCTTATTCAATGTTGATACTATAACTAAAGAATCTAGTCGCTGCATTCGCTACTTAGTAGacacaacaaataaaaatattagggCACTAACTAACCTCAAACAGCCCACTGAACACTGGGAcacattaataatttatatgatgTCTACCAAATTAGACGGGACTACTAGTAGGTACTGGGAAGAACATCGTAATAACATGTCAGAACCACCCACTCTGAGCCAATTTTGCACCTTTTTAGGTAACAGAGCGGACCTACTAGAAACACTGGAAGATGCTAAAGGAAAAAATCCCAAAGCTGAAGTTTCTAAACCAAGGGGATTTTTAGCAACTCACAATAGTACTTCAGAAAGCACCaactcatttaaaattaaatgtccTTTGTGTAAAAACGATCATTTGTTATACACTTGTGAAAAATTTCGAGAATTAACCGTTGAAAGTCGCATTGCTAAAGCCAGAGAGTTTAAAGTCTGTCTCAATTGTTTACGTCCCGGTCATTCACACATCAAATGTAACCTATCACACTGTCGCTattgtaaatataaacataatacgTTGTTACATCTTAATAAACAAGATTTAACCATACCTACTCCCACAACATCATTACCCGAGAGTGTACCTTTAGCTTTACATGCCAACACTTCTCAAACACAACAACACACAACTACAACTGAAGTAGCCCTACCTTCAAACACCAGTCAGCCAACTACTTCGCCTCAAATTCTCCTATCCACAGCGCTGGTGAAAGTTCTAGACAAGAAGGGCAACCAACACGACGCCAGGCTCCTATTGGACAACGGCAGTACGGCCAACTTCATTTCTCAAGACCTCTGCAGCAAGCTGGGGCTGTCGAGTCGTGCCACGCACTCCACGGTGTCAG AAAACCAAGTGGCATTCCGGCAGCAATGA